GATATTCTTGGATCGGTATCGATTGGTCCAGTATCATGATCATCTCTATAAGGAATCCAACTTTTCCAATCCACTCCCATTATACAACTACTAAAGTGTATTGTACAGCTTGAGAAAGAAAGAGGGCGGTGTGTTCAACAAGATCACCATCTTTCCCAACCCTCATCTTTTGACATCTTTCACGAAAATGGGTGGTGATCTTGGAGGTAACTAGGTACCACAACCACCTTTCGTGCCATCTTTTACAACTCTTTCTATCCTAAGTCTTTGTAAATTTATAAACTATTTAAAAAAGCGTTGGAATAAACACTATAACTTCTTTTGATTTATAATAGCTTATTTGACAATATAAGTTCCTAAAAAAGTCATATTTTAGACACTCTTAGTAGGGGTGTGTATATATCAATTAAATGAAAACATCTAATCAACTAAGCCAATTTGAGAATCGTCTAATTTGTCAGCAAGTTTGAATTATGAAAACCAAAttatgttatattttaaagtaaaaTATAAGTTGTCTACGATGTTTTACATCAACCATAATATTTATATTGATATTACTATTTCAGGTTATAGAGACCAAATAAATAGGTTATAACCCACGTTATGTCTtcgtaaaaaaaaaaagtttaatgaccatttaaaccaaaatcaaataatTAAAAGCTAAGTGTCATCAACCCAAAAAATTAATTGTAAAACATAAAGTTAAACAAAATGAATATGAATTTGTATGGGCTTCGGGTCGGGTTGTTTGGAAAAGAACTTTCTAGTATCACGGCTGGAGAAGCAGAACAAAACAGCCGCTGCTTGCCTGCTTAACGAGTTACGACTTCCCGACGACTGTTCTTTCAGAGGCCTTATCGCCGGCGACCACCCTACTGTTTATCTACTTTTGCTTGGCGTACCCATACACATACCCTAGATTTTCTCCAAAGAATTTCCTTGCATTTTCCCTAAGAATCTTCGTTTTTCTCACACAATTCTTAAAATTTAGGGTTGTGCGGAAGGGCTAAAAGATGGTGTTCGGTCAGGTGGTTATCGGTCCTCCGGGCTCCGGCAAGACCACTTACTGCAATGGCATGTCGCAGTACCTTCAACTCATCGGGAGGTAATATCTGTATTCATCTTAAATTTATCCTTGTTACTTCTCACTTCCCTAAAAATCAGTGTGCAGCTGTTTTCAATTTCGAGCCTGGATTCTGAATATATATCATGTTGATGACACTTATACTTTTTGCAGGAAAGTCGCTATTATTAACCTAGACCCTGCAAATGATTCATTGCCGTATCCTCTATAAGCTTAGATTACTGCAAATTTCgctatttttattgtttttggcaATTGGGATTTGGGAATTCATATTTCTTTAACATTTATATCAAGATATGATTGTGCAATCAACATTGAGGATCTTATAAAACTCAGTGATGTGATGAATGAGCACAATCTTGGTCCTAATGGAGGTTAGACATCTTTTGTAGTTTACTTGATTAATTCATGTCCCCAATAAgcccattaagtcaaaaagaatcTTCTCATTATTCATGTGTGACTAATACATAATACTATTTATATTTGATCTTTTTGTTGTTCTCAACTAGGTCTTGTTTATTGTATGGATTACTTGGAGAAAAATATCGATTGGTTGGAATCTAAATTGAAGCCACTTCTGAAAGGTTAGTATTCATTGAAGGCTTTTATGTAACTTTCAAGTTAACTTTGTTCCTTTGATTTAACTTTACATTTATTTACAGATCACTATTTTCTCTTTGATTTCCCTGGCCAAGTAGAACTATTCTTCCTTCACTCAAATGCAAAAAAAGTCATCATGCAACTTATCAAAAAACTTGATCTTCGGGTAATTTAATGATGTCATTTTCAAGTTTCTTTTGTACATTTGTACATTTCCCTTAACATTATTAGATGACTTTTTAATTTCTTCTACAGTTGACAGCTGTCCACTTAATAGATGCACACCTGTGTAGTGACCCTGGGAAATACGTGAGTGCATTGCTTCTCTCACTATCAACAATGTTGCATATGGAATTGCCACATGTCAATGTTTTATCAAAGATTGATCTTATTGAGAACTATGGAAAACTAGGTATCAAAATCTTTTTCATTACTTTATACCAAAATTGCCCCTGAATCGACTGGGACACTTGTGCTTTTCAATCCTCCACAATGTCGGTTGTGGGGGCGTTTTGGTCATTATATTTTTGTAGTGATTaaaccattaaaaaaaattatttgcttTGTTTATTATGTAGCCTTCAATCTTGATTTTTACATGGATGTTCAAGATTTATCTTATTTACAACATCATCTTGATCAAGATCCCCGATCTTCTAAGTATAGGTAAAGCTTTTTCACTTGGTTTATTTGTGCCACGTCAGCGCCAACTCAGCAACAGGAATTTTGTAATGAATTGTTATTTATGGTGTTAGAAAACTTACAAAGGAACTGTGTGAAGTGATTGAAGACTTTGGATTGGTCAATTTCACTACTTTGGCTATTCAGGTATGTTGATTACTTGATTTctcccaaaaaaaaaattatttaataaatatattttatttatgtaGTTTTGATATGTTCAGGATAAAGAGAGTGTTACAAATCTTGTGAAATTAATAGACAAAACAAATGGTTATATATTTCAAGGGATTGATGCTACTGCAGTTGAATTCAGCAAAATTGCTATTGCTCCAACAGATTGGGAATACTATAGATATCCTTTTAATaaatttcatttgtttttttttttaatatatttgtgtATAATTTCTATAATTGAgtagatttttttaaaaatacattgctatttcaaTGGTGTCTTTAACAGTAATTTCACAACAGCAGCAGTGCAAGAGAAGTACATGAAAGATGATGATAATTTTGATTCTGATGATTGATTCAAGAtgtgatcttttttttttttatatatattttcttatgaTACATGGAAGTAGTATCAAGATATGTAATTTGTACTTTGGTTTATAAAATTttgtgttcttttttttttttttttctccaaGGAGTGTGTTGATTTTTCTTTGAATTCTTATATATTATCATCACCCATTCCATAAAGGAGACGTATGTGTATAAGGGACAATATGTTGAAAAGAAAATTTCCAAATTCAAATGAGCAATTGAGTTGAAAAAAAGACGATGATTTTAATCATCTTGGTATCTTATAATGAAAACTCTGAAATAAACAATTGggttattttcaaaaaaaaagtcaTTGCCAGGGTTTTTCAAGTGAATTTGAAGATTCGTATAAATTAAAGCGTTTGAAAACTAGATTTTCAGCCgtatataaaagcatttataaattaTACATACACACTTTTACACAAACTAAAACTCTCATCTTCATACTTGTATGCAAATCACTTCATCCCGATTTTAAAAGGCAAAAAAACTCCATCTTTTATCATACTTTCCTTCCAATTCTCCAAAATCCCATCCGCAGAAGGCAACTTACTTTTCTTCGATTCATCCACTCCCCCTTCCCCCAATTCACCCACCAAAAACCCTTCCGAATCAtacccatcatcatcatcatccaacTCCTCATCATAATCGGTCAACTTTGACTTTTCATCACCAAAACAGTCAACCGATTCATCGATAGTCAACTCATCCGCAAAATGTTCCATTATACTATCCAATTTTCCTGGTAATTCACGTTCAATCTCACCCCCTTCGTTTGACTttggctttgactttgacttcggcCCACAGAGCGATTGCAATAGTCTTGATAACTTATATGCGGAAGCTTCCATTGTGATATCATGAGTCCCGATTTTTTCGAAAAGTTTTCGTAAGTGGGACCGGGTGATCTTACCTTTGTACTCCTCAAATAGGCCCCGCCATTCCTTTTCACGCACGTGGAATGGGGCGTGGGCCATGGTGTTGAGAATGGTCAACGCCCGGTCAAAGTCATCTTGGATCATGGATCGACATATGATTTCAACAAAGAATGATGATGGTGGGATTTCTCCCGATTCCAACATCACATCAAAAGCATGCTCTAGTAAATGAGTCtgtaaataaacataaaatttttattattattattatttttggtaAAATATGGATTTCCCACGAGAAATCATAACATTATGTTACTCTTGTAACATGCAATATGTaacctgaaacttgtaaaatgctTACGAGTTTCATGTTACATATTGCTATTAGTAAGGTTGACAACAAAAATCAACCTTACtgatataatcaaaataaaacttACAAATGCAATATGTaacctgaaacttgtaaaatgctAACGAGTTTCATGTTACATATTGCTATAAGTAAGGTTGACCACATAAGTCAAccttactaataataataataataaaacgtaCCTTTCCGGCCCTAGAGGCTTCAACAAGCAAAAACGTGTGTTTATTTTGATCAATTTGATACCCCGAAAAAACCATTTCTTTAtaaatataatcaaaatactCCCATTGATGAGCACTTGCAGAGACTCTAAGCATCTCTCCATACGTATACGCATCCGGGCTAACAAAAGGACCATCACGCCCTAAGCTTATATTATGACCGTTGGATCGTTTTGTATCTTCAAATAATTCTTTTGCTTCAAAAAACATATCATTTCTCCCATAAACTTTCAACATTGCGTTTATAATCCCAATATCAGGTGAACAATGCTCTTTACTTGTTTCAAATATCCTTATACAATTACCAATATGCCCTCCGTCCATTGAAGACAATATCATCCCCGTGAAGGTAACCACCAATGGTCTAGTGAGTCGAAGTCTTTTCATTCTCTTGATCTACAAGAATAAAAATGATAGATGAGGGTAAATTTGTAAAAAGCTTGGACTTTATGGGAGAATCTCATTTTCTTGACTTTCTTTATTAAGTTGTTCTTTCTACATTAAGCCAAAAAGATTAAGGGGTTGTTTCAAACCATCTAGatgagactaaatgaccattttgtcCTTGCTTTTCAAAGCTAATAAATTCACAATGTCATTATGTCAAGAGTAAGtaaaacaagaaacaaccacaTATAACTATCCaaattaagtgcttaactcattaATCTCATTGAGTCAACCAAGTCAAAGTTAAAAAGTACCTCTAAAATAGCTTCTTGCCACAATCCATTATAGCAAAGGGAGAATGCTAACTCACAATATACGGATGCTTCTCCAACAACACCTTTTTGTTCCATATCTCTAACTGCTTCTATGGCTTCATTCACTTTTCCTTCTTTTGAGAACGCCTTCACAAGCACTAAACCATTTgcataataaaaaaaagtgtttAAATTCATTGTACACTTCAATAACATACTCTCAAAGATATTGAAATTACTTTCTCACTATTTGTTACATCAAATATATGTGAAATCATGATacatttgaaaggaaaatcggtACCTTTATAAGTAAGGGCTTTTGGAGCATTTCCACTTTTCTTCATCTTCTCAAAGTACTCATGCACAAGGTCATATTTCCCAGATGCCATCATCacctataattttttttattataatttcttttttacttaatctaTATATGAAAGTGTGGGAAATGAGGctttttacaaatttgcccttGTAAGTATACCTCCATTGCAAGTCCATAAGTTGCTCCAGATGGTTTTAAGCCACTTTTTCTCAACTCCTCAAACACCCATGAAACTCCCTTCCATTCACCAGATAAAGTACAAGCATTTAACAcctaacaaaaaaaatttaaaaacattaTTATGAAATAAATAACAAAACCCCATGAAGCTAAACGATAAATCTTTTGGAAATCTAACTTACAGCATTGTATATGACTAAATCCGGTTGAAGAACAGGATCCCAGTTTTTGCGTTTTGTTTTCTTGATAAACTTTGAAGGATTTTGCTTCATGGAGTCAATCACGTTGACCAATTCTTTAAGAAGACCAGATTGACCAAGTGCAATTGCAATACAATGGTATGCAGCCATATCAGGATATAAGTGGTAATCAGCCTACATCGATTGTTTGATTTCATAAGAAGaagaaaattacaaatttggtgtataataaaaagaaaagatgtgaTTTTGATCATTACTAGCATCAAATTAAAGATTTGAAGGGCTTCATGGGGTCTTCTTGATTTTCCCAAAACTGATAAGAGTTTTGTGTATACAAACCTATAGATTAGAAAACAGAATTGTTCATATATGGAATAATGGAATGTTTATTGCTCAAATGGGGAAGAAACTATAGAAAGATTATTACTAAATTGGAAGAAAAATTAACCTGctcttgaaatgtttatgctcTTTAGAGTTGTATACGTATTTTACAACAGATAAAGCATGCTTCCATTGACCTTTATCACCAAGTCCACCTACAATCTTCAACAATTGATCTTCTGTGAACTGTAATTCCGATTGTTTCATCATCTTAGAAAATTTCCAGTTCTTCATACTCGGTTCTGTTCCACTAAGCCTACAAAACGAACAAAAAAAGCCCCAATTTTACTGTTTTGCAATCGATTGTAAGAAAAATGAAAAGCCTCATGGATGGATGGATACCTATCGACAAGAAACCGAATAGCTTCACCATCTGAAACTTTCCTTTTGGGTGGAACCCAATTGTCGTTCTTATTCTGAAGCATTCCATCTTCCAATTCGATGTCATCTTCCATAATCCATTTGAATTTATCACGCTCCTTCTCGATAAACTCGCTCAATTCATCCAAATGCTCGTACTTCAGATTCTCCCCACCAACAAACTCCTTGTTAGTAATCGCACACTCCATCAATTCAGTTCTCTCCAACCTCTCCCATGGCTTCCCCACCAGCGACGATGACACTCCAGCGTGTTTTATGTCCGTGTCTTGTTTACTTTTTGTGGCTTTAACGATTTCCCTGTTGAAGGTTTTGAATTCGGCCTTTAGGGTCTGAAAATTGGCTACTTCttgttgttcttgttcttgttctggGGTTTGGTCGGGCGGAGGAGGACGGCTGCGGTTGGATTTTTGAAGCTGTTTCTTCCGGAGGGTGTGGATGATTTTGGGGGTTGGAGTGACGCCATTTTTGAGGAGATTGCGCTTGATGAGTTCGGTGTCTGGTTGTTGAGAAGGGATGGGTGGACGTGGTGGCAACCTTAACCTTAAGGATTCCATTGTTGAGACTTGAGAACAGAATTTAGCTCATCTGGAAACAAGGAAGATGAAAAAATCTATAAGGCCGGGGTTTTAGATAGTACAACAACCCAATGCATCGCACAAATGTGTTCATAGATTTAGGGGTTTGGGATTTGCTTCTTTAAAAGAAATTTTAtcgaaatataattttaaaaaaatgtttatatgAAAATGTAATAAATCGAAATTTTTATCCAAATATGTAAGTTAATTTATTAGTGGTATAATATCATTAATAATATGATAATTTGCTTTTTCTTTCTGAATTAACATAACAACTGAAATACTAAAATTGACTTATTAACGATATAAAACTATAATAACATGATAAGTTAATACAAAACAATTTATACAAAGATAATCAGTTAACTCAATAAATTTTTATAATCCAAATAgtcaaataatttttaatataaacaTACAATACATTAACAAATTCTTCTATTAGCAATCCAAAACACTCTTGCTAAACTAAACTCTCAAGGGCTAACTGCATATTTTAGTGCTAATTGGTATAATAATATGttactttaaataaaaaaaataaattatagtaTATCGTATGAatttaaaaaagaataaaataaaaatatgttgcatttttaaacctttttaataataaaaataatatttgattcAAAATTATGACATAGATTTTatcattttctaataaatattttttttcacgTGCCTAAAAATATTCACACACTAAGCAACAACaagaatgatgtcaatttcatctaGTATACAAGAGAttctcctaggctatcaggcatcacacATCACACTTCAGACAattttatcatgcaattcttgaggATTTCTAGGCTAcaaactagcatgcaattatatcaaaatcatcataaacaaataacaatgtGAGTAtcatcataaacaaataacaatgtGAGTATCTTGGGGGTACACTTTTTTGCTCTGActaatcgtacacatcgcatccttctTTAGTTACCTTTGAAAACTTTtatagatccttagtttgagttcggattcacacgaatgctcaTCCAGTGcactcaaaccatggctctgataccacatgGTCTTCTTATagggtatagtgagaagactcacatgtcTCACAAAGTCGGCTAAAAACTCAGCTCAATGTCACGACATCCTCAGCTAACAGTTTCCTCCAGCCAACAAATGGGTGCTAAACACCTCCTAATAATTCACACAAGGTAAACCTAAGTCTACATTCTAAAAAATagaaatttgaccaaaagtcaacccatgccaaaagtcaacggtcaaagtcaaagccaaCAACAAACACCGTCCAAAATTAAGTCTCACATTATGACCAGTCACGTCGTGAGAGCACACTCGGCCTGATTCCAACTCGACTCGCTCCAACTCAGCCAACTCGGTCACAGACAACTCGTTAAGCAAACCTCACAACGTGAACATTCTTCTATCACGTCGTGAGCATAAAAGACACAACAGTCACAGATTCCTTAcatggtcacgtcgtgacaccCTTAGTGTCATGTCGTGACTATAGTCTGAAGCAACATCCCAAATATTTGAgtccttaatctattaagtctcTAACTCCAACTTTTCCATAAGCTAAAGGGGACTCCAAAGGTCCATAAAAATGATCACTTTATGGGCATACATGCTTTATGTATGTCCTTTATCCCTTCTAAGTTAAAAGCGAAGATATAACACCAAAACTCATATGCATGGATCCAATAATCaatcaacttctagatctgaaccTTATGATACTCAAGGGACCCTTAGAACCCATACAGTTGCCAAGTTTATGATTCCCTTCCATTTAAGCTTGCACAAACATGAAGAACATGGGACAAAAACTTAGATCTAGCGACATTAAgcaataaagtttggatcttggacacttacaaaggtccagaatgagttcaagatgatgatgatgatgaagcttCCTTGTTGGATCAACACTCTAGAAcacgtcttcttcttcttcaagcttccaaAAGCGCCAAAATGAGCCAAGAACCACAAGGAGAGGCTATGGTTAGGGTTTTTCTGAGTTTGAGGATGATGAAAGTTGATAATGAACCCTAAAATTGACTTAGAGGGGTTTAAATACGAAGGAAACcataaaagatcatgggcttgggctgcaatAGGCTTCACATCGTAATCACCTATGTATCACGTCGTGCGaacagttgtaacatcccaaaatcaagaggtaaaaattccatttttaataCAATCGAATCACCAATTATCTTTTACAAAATCATTCAAagtaaaatagttatcagagtacaatcccaaaattgacacgttgcggaaacatgggtggatgcactGCGATCAAACCAGGCCCTACCATTTTGAAACTGaaacacctgaaaccaaaacagaaaactgtaagcacaaagcttagtgaattccctaaaataccacataccatacatatcaacatatattgagccccgcccggcatcgggctccgcccgacatcgagccccgctcagtaTATAGATCTGTTAGTCATCAGGCCATGTTcggtataaacatataaacatataaaaacacaACACATGCCATAATCATAGAGATAAATAGAATACAGACTAGTCTTCGGGACCCGCCCGACATCGGGTCGTACCCGataatcataaaaacacatacaAATAACTAACATACAATATACTCATCAGGCACCGCCCAACATCCAGCCCCGCTCGataaacataaaacacataacacatgcaagagtcatgcagaCAATAATCATTCTAAGCATAACAAACCATGGGCCGGTACTggtgtgtagcacctggttcctggtacgtaaatcttatttgagtattctctttttttgtagccttggactcggcgagtcataggtccgactcgccgagtagatacgggacccgggacacgtttaagttggcgactcggcgagtccatatcctggactcggcgagtcaccgctgttggatgaaaccctaagtttcaggggtttgcaccctatttaa
The genomic region above belongs to Lactuca sativa cultivar Salinas chromosome 4, Lsat_Salinas_v11, whole genome shotgun sequence and contains:
- the LOC111906423 gene encoding GPN-loop GTPase QQT1 is translated as MVFGQVVIGPPGSGKTTYCNGMSQYLQLIGRKVAIINLDPANDSLPYDCAINIEDLIKLSDVMNEHNLGPNGGLVYCMDYLEKNIDWLESKLKPLLKDHYFLFDFPGQVELFFLHSNAKKVIMQLIKKLDLRLTAVHLIDAHLCSDPGKYVSALLLSLSTMLHMELPHVNVLSKIDLIENYGKLAFNLDFYMDVQDLSYLQHHLDQDPRSSKYRKLTKELCEVIEDFGLVNFTTLAIQDKESVTNLVKLIDKTNGYIFQGIDATAVEFSKIAIAPTDWEYYRTAAVQEKYMKDDDNFDSDD
- the LOC111906422 gene encoding pentatricopeptide repeat-containing protein At5g67570, chloroplastic; translation: MESLRLRLPPRPPIPSQQPDTELIKRNLLKNGVTPTPKIIHTLRKKQLQKSNRSRPPPPDQTPEQEQEQQEVANFQTLKAEFKTFNREIVKATKSKQDTDIKHAGVSSSLVGKPWERLERTELMECAITNKEFVGGENLKYEHLDELSEFIEKERDKFKWIMEDDIELEDGMLQNKNDNWVPPKRKVSDGEAIRFLVDRLSGTEPSMKNWKFSKMMKQSELQFTEDQLLKIVGGLGDKGQWKHALSVVKYVYNSKEHKHFKSRFVYTKLLSVLGKSRRPHEALQIFNLMLADYHLYPDMAAYHCIAIALGQSGLLKELVNVIDSMKQNPSKFIKKTKRKNWDPVLQPDLVIYNAVLNACTLSGEWKGVSWVFEELRKSGLKPSGATYGLAMEVMMASGKYDLVHEYFEKMKKSGNAPKALTYKVLVKAFSKEGKVNEAIEAVRDMEQKGVVGEASVYCELAFSLCYNGLWQEAILEIKRMKRLRLTRPLVVTFTGMILSSMDGGHIGNCIRIFETSKEHCSPDIGIINAMLKVYGRNDMFFEAKELFEDTKRSNGHNISLGRDGPFVSPDAYTYGEMLRVSASAHQWEYFDYIYKEMVFSGYQIDQNKHTFLLVEASRAGKTHLLEHAFDVMLESGEIPPSSFFVEIICRSMIQDDFDRALTILNTMAHAPFHVREKEWRGLFEEYKGKITRSHLRKLFEKIGTHDITMEASAYKLSRLLQSLCGPKSKSKPKSNEGGEIERELPGKLDSIMEHFADELTIDESVDCFGDEKSKLTDYDEELDDDDDGYDSEGFLVGELGEGGVDESKKSKLPSADGILENWKESMIKDGVFLPFKIGMK